In Sulfuritortus calidifontis, the sequence CAACGCGTGGTGGACGCCACCGAGGAGTATTTCGAAGCCGAGGACGCCCTGGGCCGCTGGCTCGATGAGCGCTGCGTGCGCGAGCCCAACGCCAAGTCGCTGACCGCCGAGCTGTTCAACGACTGGAAGCAGTGGGCTGAAGCCTCTGGCGAGTTTGTCGGCGCACAACGCCGCTTTTCCGATCTGCTCATCACGCGCGGGTTGGACAAATGGCGCAACGGGATGGGCGTGCGCGGGTTCCAGGGTATTGGCCTCAAGCACCCGCCGACCCCTGCCTACACCCCCTACGCGGACGACTGACCCCATGAAAACCACGCGGTCTGACGCAGCTGACGCAGTTTGTCGTAACTCCTACGCGTGCGCGTGTGCGCGCGCCTCATGGAGAGTTTCGTCACGAAGTGTCAGCTGCGTCAGATCCGCACCAGATAAGGACTGACACCATGACCACGACCATCCTCGCCCTCGATCTGGGCACCACCACCGGCTGGGCACTGCGCGGCAGTGACGGCCACATCACGAGCGGCTCCGAGAGCTTCCGGCCGCAGCGCTTCGAAGGCGGCGGAATGCGCTTCCTGCGCTTCAAACGCTGGCTCACCGAACTGAAGGCCGTCACCAGTGGCATCGACTGCCTGCACTTCGAAGAGGTGCGTCGCCACGTCTCGACCGATGCTGCCCACGCCTACGGCGGTTTCCTTGCCACGCTCACGGCGTGGTGCGAGCACCACCAGATCCCGTACCAAGGCGTGCCTGTCGGCACGATCAAGAAGCACGCCACGGGCAAGGGCAACGCTGGCAAGGACGATGTGATCGCTTCCGTCACCGCGCGCGGGCACGCGCCGGTCGACGACAACGAGGCCGATGCCCTGGCGCTGCTGCACTGGGCGATCCAGCATCACGACGACGGCCAGGAGGTGTGACGTGAAAGTTCCCACACCGCGGTACCGCTGCCCCCTCGGGCGGCTGCAACCCCAGGCCACCGATCTGGACGCCATCAAGGAACGTGGCTGGCGTGATCAGCACATCCTGGTGGTCAACGCGTCCGACGAACGTCTGGACTTCATCGAGCGAGAGATCGTGCGTCGCATTGGCGAGCGCTTGTACGGAGGGTCGCGTCATGACTGAGTGGACGATTGAGGATGTGGCGGCCCGCTTCGAGGAAGCCGCCAGCACCGGACGACGCCTGCCCCCTGTGCGTGTGCAGGGCTACTTCAACACGTGGCCTGTCATCGTGCGCAAGGAGTGGGAGACGTTCGCAGCCGACGAGCACGTCTATCGGCCGTTCCCACCCACACCCGAAGCCATCGACCGGATGCTGGAGACGATGAAGTGGGTGCAGTGGCTGGAGATCGAGCAGCGCCACCTTGTGTGGATGCGCGCCAAGCGCTACGGCTGGCGAGACATCACGATCCGCTTTGCCTGCGACCGCACGACGGCGTGGCGTCGCTGGCAGCGGGCGCTGGAAATCGTGGCTGAGAAGCTCAACAGCGAAGGCATCCGTGCGCCCTCCAAAATCGTAGGCCAAGCAGGGTAATGCTTGCCGCGTTTGTCCTTCGTTTCCGGCGTTTGTCCCTTTTGACGCTGGCCGAGGCTGCAACAAATCACCCCGGTCGGGGGTAGTATTTCAGCTATCTTCTGGACAGCGGTGTAGGCAGCGAGGGCGGCCCGAGGCAAAACGGGTCCTTCCTTCCCGAATCGCCATGCGGGGGGCGCGAGCGCGGCGCTTTTTTAGCGTCAGGCCGCAAAAACAGGTTACCACCCGGCCAGGTTACCGGCCCCGGTTACCACCCCGAACGCAGTTACCACTCACCAGAATCGTCATTCAACCAACCCGCCCGGCGGCAACGCTCGGCGGGTTTTGCTTTTGGGACTTCCACTTTGAACACGCTCAACGTCGAGTACCGCAAGGTCGAGGCGCTGATTCCTTACGCCCGCAATCCGCGCACGCACGCCGAGAGCCAGATCGCCAAGATCGCGGCCAGCATCGTCGAGTACGGTTGGACGAATCCGATCCTGGTCGACGGCGACAACGGCATCATCGCCGGGCACGGGCGTTTGGCCGCTGCGCGCAAGCTCGGCCTGGATCAGGTGCCGGTGATCGAACTTGCGCACCTGACCCCGGCGCAGAAGCGCGCGCTCGTCATCGCCGATAACCGGCTGGCGCTGGATGCGGGCTGGGACGAGGAGCTGCTGGCGCTGGAACTGGCCGAGCTTTCCGAGGCCGGGTACGAGCTGGCGCTGACCGGCTTCGAGCGGTTCGAGATCGACGCGCTGCTGGCCGATGCCGCCATTGCCGATGAGCCAGAGCAGCAGGATGCGGAAGCTGATGCCGAGCCCGACGCCGACGATGACGTGCCGGGTACGCCGGTGGTGCCGGTGTCGCGCCCGGGCGACGTCTGGCAGATCGGGGCACACCGCTTGATCTGCGGCGACGCCACCGACCCGAGCGTGATCGCCGCACTGATGCAGGGTGACCTCTCTCGCCTGTGCTTCACCTCGCCTCCCTACGGCAACCAGCGCGACTACACCTCCGGCGGCATCTCCGATTGGGATGGCCTGATGCGTGGCGTGTTCGCGCACCTGCCGATGGCAGGCGACGGTCAGGTGCTGGTCAACCTGGGCCTGATCCACCGCGACAACGAGGTGATCCCGTATTGGGACGGCTGGTTATCCTGGATGCGTCAACAAGGTTGGCGGCGCTTCGCGTGGTACGTCTGGGATCAGGGTCCAGGGATGCCCGGCGACTGGGCAGGCCGCTTCGCGCCGAGCTTCGAGTTCGTCTTTCACTTCAACCGGGAGAGCCGTAAGCCGAACAAGATCGTCCCCTGCAAGCACGCAGGCCAGGAATCCCACCTGCGCGCCGACGGGTCGTCCACCGCGATGCGCGGCAAGGATGGCGAGGTGGGCGGCTGGACGCACAAGGGGCTGCCGACGCAAGACACCCGTATCCCCGACTCGGTGATCCGCGTGATGCGCCACAAGGGCAAGATCGGCCAGGACATTGACCACCCGGCCGTGTTCCCGGTGGCGCTGCCGGAATTCGTGATCGAGGCTTACACGGACGCGGGCGACATCGTGTTTGAGCCCTTCGGCGGCAGCGGCACGACGATGCTGGCCGCCGAGCGCACCGGTCGGATCTGCTGCAGCGTGGAGATCGCCCCGCAGTACGTGGACGTGGCCATCAAGCGGTTCCAGCAGAACCACCCCGGCATACCGGTCACCTTGATCGCCACCGGTCAGTCCTTCGAGCAGGTCGCCGTTGAGCGCGCCACCACCCCGGATGCCGAGGTGGTGGCATGAACTGGCTGGCCGACAAGATCGAACAGTGGCCTACCGCCAAGCTGCTGCCCTACGCCCGCAACGCGCGCACCCATTCCGAAGACCAGGTAGCGCAGATCGCTGCCAGCATCGCGGAGTTTGGATTCACCAATCCGATCCTGGCGGGCAGTGACGGGATCATCGTCGCGGGCCACGGTCGTCTCGCCGCCGCCCAGAAGCTCGGGCTGGAGCGGGTGCCTGTCGTGGTGCTCGACCATCTGAGCCAGACGCAGCGCCGGGCCCTGGTCATTGCGGACAACCGCATCGCCGAGAACGCGGGCTGGGACGACGCGATGCTCAGGATTGAACTGGAAGCCTTGCAGCTCGATGGTTTCGATCTGGACATCACCGGCTTCGACGCCGACGCACTGGCCGAACTGATCGCGGGCGACGAGCCGGACAACGAGGGCCAGACCGATGAGGATGCGGTACCCGAGGTCAGCGAGACACCCATCTCGCGTCCGGGCGATGTCTGGGTCATGGGCCAGCACCGGCTGCTGTGTGGCGACTCGACCGTGGCCGAGAGCTACGAGCGCCTGATGCGAGGCGCGGCGGCGGACATGGTCTTCACCGATCCGCCGTACAACGTGAACTACGCTAACAGCGCCAAGGACAAGATGCGCGGCAAGGATCGCGCCATCCTCAACGACAACCTCGGTGATGGCTTCTACGATTTCCTGCTGGCGGCACTGACGCCCACCGTCGCCCATTGCCGGGGCGGTATCTACGTGGCGATGTCCTCCAGCGAACTCGATGTGCTGCAGGCTGCCTTCCGCGCCGCTGGTGGCAAATGGTCGACCTTCATCATCTGGGCCAAGAACACCTTCACGCTGGGACGCGCCGACTACCAACGCCAGTACGAGCCGATCCTGTACGGATGGCCCGAGGGGGCGACACGCCACTGGTGCGGCGACCGCGACCAGGGCGACGTCTGGAACATCAAGAAGCCGCAGAAGAACGACCTGCACCCGACGATGAAGCCGGTGGAGCTGGTCGAGCGCGCGATCCGCAATTCGAGTCGCCCCGGCAACGTGGTGCTCGACCCGTTCGGGGGCTCGGGGACGACCTTGATCGCTGCGGAAAAGTCAGGCCGCGTTGCGCGGCTGATCGAACTCGATCCGAAGTACGTGGACGTGATCGTGCGCCGGTGGGAGGACTTCACCGGCAAGCAGGCCACCCGGGAGGCGGATGGCGCGGTGCTCGATCAGGCGGCAAGCGACTCCTCAACGATCTCGCAGTGAATCACGAAGCCCGTCAGGTAAGGCAGGCCGCGCGGGATGCCGTATTGCTTGCTGGTCTGGCGGCCAATCGTCCAGCCCATCCAGCGTTGGGTGGCGGCGTTGATCGCGCCCGCCAGGGGCTGGCCCTGATAGAGCCCGTTCTGGACGTCGTCTGCAAAATGGCGTCCGTGGCGGCTGTCGAGGAAGACCTGAACCGATTCGAGGGGCTGGCTGGTGGCGTCCGAAATGGCGACCATCGCCAGGGGCCACGCCGCGCTGGCGTGCTCGTTCATCGTGCCCCAAAAGCCCCAGGCGTCGTTCTGGGTGGCGGGGATCTGTGTGGTGACGTTCATCTCTGGCTCCTTCGGGTTGATCGTTGCGACACCCGTAGTAACGCGCTGTTCGATTGAGAAGCCAAGCGCCGCTTGGCCTCTTCCTCGATCTTTCTGATCAGGCGATGCGGTACACCCGCTCGCCGCCCTGCGGCTTGTCCGAGACGATGGTCAGGCCCAGCTTTTTCTTGAAGGCTCCGGCAAAGGTACCGCGCACCGTGTGCGCCTGCCAGCCGGTGGCGGCGCAAATCTGGCCAATGGTTGCGCCCTCGGGGCGTTGCAGCATCCGGATCACTTCCGCTTGCTTGCTGTTGTCGCGGGTGCGCGGCTTGGCCCACGTTGCTTCGGCGGCGGTTACGGCGGCTTCCAGTTCGGGATCGCTCGCGGCGGCTGACGCGCCTTCAGCATTGGCGATGATCTGGTCGAGATTGGCTTCGAATTGACCGATGCCATTCTTGTTCACTCCCGGGCGTGGCATGCCCAGGGCGTCATAGCCCTCTGCGGCGACGAACCAGTCGGTGCCGTCGGTGGTGATCAGGGCGCGGTTGAACATGCCGTCGAGCACCTTCTTGCGTGCGCCGCCTTTGATGTTGTCGGGGAACCAGTCGATCTTGCCGCCGCTGGTGTTGATGGCCTTGGCCAGGATGGCGTGCTGGACCGGGGTCAGGGTGGTGGTGGTCATTTGCTGCTCCTTCGGGGGTGGTGATGACGATGTGATGAACGCGCTGTTCAAGAGTGAAGCCAAGCGATTTCTGCTTGGCTTCGTCGGTTTCCGATCAGTCCTTGGCGATTTCCGCGTCCTTGGCCTTCGGGTTCGATGCGGCAAATTCGACGCCGGCCTGGAAGGCTGCTTCCAACGCGTCCTTGAGGCACCACACCGCCGTGTCGTGGAAGTCCAGGCTGTCGGCGTGGCGGGTTTGCAGGGTGTCGATGCCCAGATGCTTCTGGGCGATGAGGGTGAGGATGGTGTCGATCTGGCTCATGGCGTGTTCCTCTCGAGGGTTGGTTGGCGTGACGTGATGAACGCGCTGTTCTCCGGTGAAGCCAAGCTCGAAACGCTGGAATGACGAACAAATGATTGAAGAAGGTGACGATGGGACTCTCGATTCGCGCCTACGCGCGCCACCGTGGCGTGTCGCACGTGGCCGTGAAGAAGGCCATCGACACCGGGCGCATCACGCCGCTTCCCGACGGCACCATTGATCCGCAGGCGGCCGACGCGCAGTGGGCACAAAACACGTTGCAGCCGCGCAGGGCCGCAGCAGCCGACAAGGCGCCTGCAACGAAAGTGCGTGTAGAACCGGCGACGCCACCGCCTCCTCGTGAAACGCCGGAGGTCGCTACGCCGCCGCTATCGGCGGGCGGCACCTCACTGCTGCAGGCACGCACCGTCAACGAGGTGCTCAAGGCCCAGCTCAACAAGGTGGAGCTGGCCCACCGAAAAAGGGAACTGGTCGACCGGGCGCAGGCGGTCGCGCACGTGTTCAAGCTGGCGCGCATCGAGCGCGACGCCTGGCTCAACTGGCCGGCGCGCGTGTCCGGGCAGATGGCATCCACGCTCGGCGTCGACCCGCACACGATGCACGTGGCGCTGGAGGCCGCCGTGCGTGAGCACCTGATCGAGTTGGGCGAGCTGCGCCCGCGGGTGGATTGACAATGGATGACTACGAAGGCGCCGACGAGATTGAACGCGCGTGGCGCGACGGGCTGACGCCCGATCCGCTGCTCACCGTGTCCGAATGGGCGGATCGGCACCGGATGCTCTCCAGCAAGGCCTCTGCCGAGCCAGGGCGCTGGCGTACCAGCCGCACGCCGTACCTCAAGGCCATCATGGACTGCCTGTCGCCGACCTCGCCGGTCGAGCGTGTGGTGTTCATGAAGGCCGCGCAGCTTGGCGCGACCGAGATGGGATCGAACTGGATCGGCTATGTGATCCATCACGCACCCGGGCCAATGATGGCGGTGTGGCCGACAGTGGAGATGGCCAAGCGCAACTCCAAGCAGCGGATCGATCCGCTGATCGAGGAGTCATCGGCACTGGCTGAACTGATTGCACCGGCGCGCAGTCGGGATTCCGGCAACACCATCCTGGCCAAGGAGTTTCGGGGTGGCGTGCTGGTGATGACCGGGGCCAACAGCGCGGTCGGGCTGCGCTCGATGCCGGTGCGCTACCTGTTCCTCGACGAGGTCGACGGCTATCCGCTGGACGTCGAGGGTGAAGGCGATGCGATCTCGCTGGCCGAGGCGCGCACGCGCACCTTTGCGCGGCGCAAGATCTTCATCGTCTCGACGCCGACGATTTCGGGGGCATCGGCCATTGAGCGCGAGTACGAGGCCAGCGACCAACGTCGCTACTTCGTGCCGTGTCCGCATTGCTCACACCGGCAGTGGCTGCGTTTCGAGCAGCTGCGTTGGGATAAAGGGCAACCGGAAACCGCCGCCTACATCTGCGAGTCGTGTGACACGTCTATCCCTGAGCATCACAAAACGTGGATGCTGGAGCACGGCGAGTGGCGCGCGATGGCCCCGGAGAACGGCGCCAAGACGGCGGGTTTTCACCTGTCCTCGCTGTACAGCCCGGTGGGCTGGCGTTCGTGGCGCGATATCGCCGCCGCGTGGGAAGCCGCCGTCAACAAGGAATCCGGCTCGGCCGCTGCCATCAAGACCTTCAAGAACACCGAGCTGGGCGAAACCTGGGTCGAAGAAGGTGAAGCGCCGGACTGGCAACGGCTGGTCGAGCGCCGCGAGGACTATCGCGTCGGCAGCGTGCCGCAAGGCGGTCTGTTGCTGGTGGGCGCAGCCGACGTGCAGAAGGATCGTATCGAGGCGTCGGTCTGGGCCTTTGGGCGCGGCAAGGAGTCCTGGCTCATCGAGCACCGCGTGCTGATGGGTGACACCGCCCGCGACACGGTGTGGAAGCGCCTTGCTGAATTGCTGGCCGAGACATGGACACACGCCTCCGGCGCATCGATGCCGCTGGCCCGCTTTGCACTGGATACCGGGTTTGCGACGCAGGAGGCCTACGCCTTTGTGCGGGCCTGCCGCGATTCGCGTGTGATGGCGGTCAAGGGGGTACCTCGCGGTGCAGCCTTGATCGGCACGCCGACCGCCATCGATGTCTCGCAGGGCGGCAAGAAGCTGCGCCGGGGCATCAAGGTGTACTCGGTGGCGGTCAGCATCGCCAAGCTGGAGTTCTACAACAACCTGCGCAAGAGCGCGGATGTGGCCGAGGACGGCGTGACGGTGACCTACCCGGCCGGGTTCGTCCATCTGCCCAAGATCGACGCTGAGTTCATCCAGCAACTCTGCGCGGAACAACTGATCACCCGCCGCGACCGCAACGGCTTTCCGGTGCGTGAGTGGCAAAAGATGCGTGAGCGCAATGAGGCGCTCGACTGCTACGTCTACGCCCGCGCGGCTGCATCGGCGGCGGGTCTGGATCGCTTCGAGGAACGTCACTGGCGGGAACTGGAGCGACAACTGGGGCTGGCCGGTCCGCCAGCCCTTGAAACACCTACTGAATCGATCAACGAGGCCACCCAACGCGGTGGCCTCGCTGTTTCTGGCAATCGCAACACCGGTCGGCGCGTGATCAAAAGCCGCTGGCTGTCCTGACACCTCAAGGAGAAAACATGTCCCTCGCCACTCGCATCGAAAGCCTGGTCATCCGCGTCGCGCAGGAGTTCAACGACGTCCGCGCCAAGGCGGGCAACCTGGCCAACCTCACCACCACCGACAAGTCGAATCTGGTCGCAGCCATCAACGAACTGAAGGCCGCCGTGGTGTCCTCGGTGGTGATCGACGATGCGCACGTCGCGGCCACGACCACGTACTCGTCCAACAAGATCGTCTCGCTGCTCGATGCGCTCAAGACCGAGATCTTGGGCGGTGCCGATGCCGCCTACGACACGCTGGTGGAAATCCAGCAACTGCTGCAGAACGGCACCAGTGGTCTGGATGCGCTGCTGGCCGCCGTCAACAACCGTGTGCGCTTCGATGCGGCGCAGTCGCTGACCGTGGCCGAGCAACTTCAGGCTCGCAGCAACATCGGCGCTGTCGCCGCCAGCGACGTTGGCAATACCGACACAGACTTCGTCGCGGTCTTTGTGGGTGCGCTGGTCTGATGAGCCTCGCATCGCGCATCAGTGCGTTGGCCAGTCGTGTCGGACTCGAGGTCAAGACCAAGATCGACGCAACCCACCCCGGCGTGGCCCGGGCGTGGGTGTGTTTCGGCTATGTCGGCAACCAGATCGTCGTGCGTGCATCGCACAACGTGGCCAGCGTGGCCCGGACGGCGGCGGGTCGCTACCGCGTGACCTTCGCCGTTGCCATGCCCGACGCCAACTATTGCTGGACGGCGCTTGCCCGCAGTAGCACCAACAGCGGCACGCAGCGCATTGCCATCGTGCGATCCACCTCCGACCAGAAGACCGCCCAGTACGTCGACATTAGTTGTGCGACGAGCTCGGCGTCGTTTTCTGATTCATCGGAAATCAACCTCACGGTGTACCGCTGATGGCCTACACACAAGCACACCTCGACGCACTGGAAGCGGCGCTGATCAAGGGCGAAAAGCGCGTGACCTTCGGCGACAAGACCGTCGAGTACCGCAGCGTCGAGGAACTCCAGGCCGCCATTCGCGCGGTCAAGCGCGACCTCTTCGAGCAGGCCGTGGACACCGGGCTGTGGCCTGGCGCGCCACGCCAGATCCGGGTCACCACCGGTAAAGGGTTCTGAACATGGCGTGGTATTCCAAAATCCGCAGCCTGTTCGGCCCGTCACCTGTTCACGAAGCAGCCGGACGCGGGCGGCGAGCCCTTGCGTGGATGCCTGGGAATCCGGGCGCCGTGGCCGCCATGCTGGCGACCTCCCACGAGCTGCGTGTGAAATCGCGTGACCTGGTGCGCCGCAACGCCTGGGCCAACGCCGGAATCGAAGCCTTCGTGTCCAACGCAGTCGGCACCGGCATCAAGCCGCAGTCGATGGCCAAGGACGAAACCTTCCGCGCTGACGTGCAAGCGCTGTGGCGCGACTGGACCGAGCAGGCCGACGCCAGCGGGCAGACCGATTTCTACGGCCTGCAGGCGCTGGCTGCCCGGGCGATGTGCGAAGGGGGTGAATGTCTGATCCGGTTGCGCCCCCGCCGCCCCGAGGACGGGCTGGTCGTGCCGCTGCAACTGCAGTTGCTCGAGCCCGAACACCTGCCGCTGAATCTCAACACGGAACTGCCGTCCGGCAATGTCGTGCGCTCCGGCATCGAATTCGATTCGATGGGGCGGCGGGTGGCGTATCACCTGTACCGCTCGCATCCGGAGGACGGCCGGCTTTCCCCGATGTCCGGACAAGGCGGCCAGGACACGGTGCGCGTGCCGGCGGACGAGATCATGCACCTGTACCGCGTGCTGCGCCCCGGACAGATACGGGGCGAGCCGTGGCTGGCGCGCGCCCTGGTGAAACTCAACGAACTCGACCAGTACGACGACGCCGAGCTCGTGCGCAAGAAAACCGCCGCGATGTTCGCCGGCTTCATCACGCGCCTGTCTCCCGAGGACAACCTGCTGGGTGAAGGCGTGGCCAACGATGCAGGCATCGCGCTGGCGGGAATGGAGCCCGGGACGCTGCAAATCCTGGAACCCGGCGAGGACGTGAAATTCTCCGATCCCGCCGACGTGGGTGGCAGCTACGGCGAATTTCTGCGCGCGCAGTTTCGCGCGGTCGCCGCCGCCATTGGCGTGACCTACGAGCAGCTGACCGGTGATCTTTCCGGCGTCAATTACTCCTCGATCCGCGCCGGAATGCTGGAGTTCCGCCGTCGCACCGAAGCTATTCAGCATGGCGTTCTGGTGCATCAGCTGTGTCGCCCGGTCTGGAATGCCTGGCTCGATCAAGCAGTGCTGTCCGGCAGCCTCACGGCGCCAGGCTATGCCAGACATCGGCGTGACTACATCGCCTGCAAATGGATTCCGCAGGGCTGGCAATGGGTCGATCCCGAGAAGGAATTCAAGG encodes:
- a CDS encoding crossover junction endodeoxyribonuclease RuvC; amino-acid sequence: MTTTILALDLGTTTGWALRGSDGHITSGSESFRPQRFEGGGMRFLRFKRWLTELKAVTSGIDCLHFEEVRRHVSTDAAHAYGGFLATLTAWCEHHQIPYQGVPVGTIKKHATGKGNAGKDDVIASVTARGHAPVDDNEADALALLHWAIQHHDDGQEV
- a CDS encoding phage portal protein, translated to MAWYSKIRSLFGPSPVHEAAGRGRRALAWMPGNPGAVAAMLATSHELRVKSRDLVRRNAWANAGIEAFVSNAVGTGIKPQSMAKDETFRADVQALWRDWTEQADASGQTDFYGLQALAARAMCEGGECLIRLRPRRPEDGLVVPLQLQLLEPEHLPLNLNTELPSGNVVRSGIEFDSMGRRVAYHLYRSHPEDGRLSPMSGQGGQDTVRVPADEIMHLYRVLRPGQIRGEPWLARALVKLNELDQYDDAELVRKKTAAMFAGFITRLSPEDNLLGEGVANDAGIALAGMEPGTLQILEPGEDVKFSDPADVGGSYGEFLRAQFRAVAAAIGVTYEQLTGDLSGVNYSSIRAGMLEFRRRTEAIQHGVLVHQLCRPVWNAWLDQAVLSGSLTAPGYARHRRDYIACKWIPQGWQWVDPEKEFKAMLLAIRAGLMSRSEAISAFGMDAEDVDREIALDNQRADELGLIFDSDPRRTSKDGGSAEPNSQATDSNPSPP
- a CDS encoding phage terminase large subunit family protein — protein: MDDYEGADEIERAWRDGLTPDPLLTVSEWADRHRMLSSKASAEPGRWRTSRTPYLKAIMDCLSPTSPVERVVFMKAAQLGATEMGSNWIGYVIHHAPGPMMAVWPTVEMAKRNSKQRIDPLIEESSALAELIAPARSRDSGNTILAKEFRGGVLVMTGANSAVGLRSMPVRYLFLDEVDGYPLDVEGEGDAISLAEARTRTFARRKIFIVSTPTISGASAIEREYEASDQRRYFVPCPHCSHRQWLRFEQLRWDKGQPETAAYICESCDTSIPEHHKTWMLEHGEWRAMAPENGAKTAGFHLSSLYSPVGWRSWRDIAAAWEAAVNKESGSAAAIKTFKNTELGETWVEEGEAPDWQRLVERREDYRVGSVPQGGLLLVGAADVQKDRIEASVWAFGRGKESWLIEHRVLMGDTARDTVWKRLAELLAETWTHASGASMPLARFALDTGFATQEAYAFVRACRDSRVMAVKGVPRGAALIGTPTAIDVSQGGKKLRRGIKVYSVAVSIAKLEFYNNLRKSADVAEDGVTVTYPAGFVHLPKIDAEFIQQLCAEQLITRRDRNGFPVREWQKMRERNEALDCYVYARAAASAAGLDRFEERHWRELERQLGLAGPPALETPTESINEATQRGGLAVSGNRNTGRRVIKSRWLS
- a CDS encoding DUF6362 family protein yields the protein MTEWTIEDVAARFEEAASTGRRLPPVRVQGYFNTWPVIVRKEWETFAADEHVYRPFPPTPEAIDRMLETMKWVQWLEIEQRHLVWMRAKRYGWRDITIRFACDRTTAWRRWQRALEIVAEKLNSEGIRAPSKIVGQAG
- a CDS encoding DUF3489 domain-containing protein; protein product: MTTTTLTPVQHAILAKAINTSGGKIDWFPDNIKGGARKKVLDGMFNRALITTDGTDWFVAAEGYDALGMPRPGVNKNGIGQFEANLDQIIANAEGASAAASDPELEAAVTAAEATWAKPRTRDNSKQAEVIRMLQRPEGATIGQICAATGWQAHTVRGTFAGAFKKKLGLTIVSDKPQGGERVYRIA
- a CDS encoding DUF6900 domain-containing protein, with product MSQIDTILTLIAQKHLGIDTLQTRHADSLDFHDTAVWCLKDALEAAFQAGVEFAASNPKAKDAEIAKD
- a CDS encoding site-specific DNA-methyltransferase, translating into MNWLADKIEQWPTAKLLPYARNARTHSEDQVAQIAASIAEFGFTNPILAGSDGIIVAGHGRLAAAQKLGLERVPVVVLDHLSQTQRRALVIADNRIAENAGWDDAMLRIELEALQLDGFDLDITGFDADALAELIAGDEPDNEGQTDEDAVPEVSETPISRPGDVWVMGQHRLLCGDSTVAESYERLMRGAAADMVFTDPPYNVNYANSAKDKMRGKDRAILNDNLGDGFYDFLLAALTPTVAHCRGGIYVAMSSSELDVLQAAFRAAGGKWSTFIIWAKNTFTLGRADYQRQYEPILYGWPEGATRHWCGDRDQGDVWNIKKPQKNDLHPTMKPVELVERAIRNSSRPGNVVLDPFGGSGTTLIAAEKSGRVARLIELDPKYVDVIVRRWEDFTGKQATREADGAVLDQAASDSSTISQ
- a CDS encoding site-specific DNA-methyltransferase yields the protein MNTLNVEYRKVEALIPYARNPRTHAESQIAKIAASIVEYGWTNPILVDGDNGIIAGHGRLAAARKLGLDQVPVIELAHLTPAQKRALVIADNRLALDAGWDEELLALELAELSEAGYELALTGFERFEIDALLADAAIADEPEQQDAEADAEPDADDDVPGTPVVPVSRPGDVWQIGAHRLICGDATDPSVIAALMQGDLSRLCFTSPPYGNQRDYTSGGISDWDGLMRGVFAHLPMAGDGQVLVNLGLIHRDNEVIPYWDGWLSWMRQQGWRRFAWYVWDQGPGMPGDWAGRFAPSFEFVFHFNRESRKPNKIVPCKHAGQESHLRADGSSTAMRGKDGEVGGWTHKGLPTQDTRIPDSVIRVMRHKGKIGQDIDHPAVFPVALPEFVIEAYTDAGDIVFEPFGGSGTTMLAAERTGRICCSVEIAPQYVDVAIKRFQQNHPGIPVTLIATGQSFEQVAVERATTPDAEVVA
- a CDS encoding phage head-tail joining protein, yielding MAYTQAHLDALEAALIKGEKRVTFGDKTVEYRSVEELQAAIRAVKRDLFEQAVDTGLWPGAPRQIRVTTGKGF
- a CDS encoding elements of external origin produces the protein MTMGLSIRAYARHRGVSHVAVKKAIDTGRITPLPDGTIDPQAADAQWAQNTLQPRRAAAADKAPATKVRVEPATPPPPRETPEVATPPLSAGGTSLLQARTVNEVLKAQLNKVELAHRKRELVDRAQAVAHVFKLARIERDAWLNWPARVSGQMASTLGVDPHTMHVALEAAVREHLIELGELRPRVD